One Actinoplanes missouriensis 431 DNA segment encodes these proteins:
- a CDS encoding GntR family transcriptional regulator, protein MAIPAERPQLSEEVAATLRGRIMSGDLRPGARIRLEEVAAQLGVSITPVREALLTLRGEDMVELEPRKGYVVSPLSKQDVIDLFQLQGNIAGELAARVAERITGPQLTEITLADRALARAARARRTGDIERLEFEFHRSINLVAQARKLSWFLHVATRYTPARFYAADPAWRDGMRDDHEALLAAFGAHDAATARAVMTRHFTDGAELLVKHLDELGIWA, encoded by the coding sequence GTGGCGATTCCTGCTGAGCGGCCCCAATTGTCCGAGGAGGTCGCTGCCACCCTGCGCGGCCGGATCATGTCCGGTGACCTGCGTCCCGGCGCTCGGATCCGGCTCGAAGAGGTCGCCGCGCAGCTCGGCGTCAGCATCACCCCGGTGCGCGAGGCCCTGCTGACGCTGCGCGGCGAGGACATGGTCGAACTCGAACCCCGCAAAGGGTACGTGGTCTCCCCGCTCTCCAAACAGGACGTGATCGACCTGTTCCAGTTGCAGGGGAACATCGCCGGCGAGCTGGCCGCCCGGGTCGCCGAGCGGATCACCGGACCGCAGCTCACCGAGATCACGCTGGCGGATCGGGCGCTCGCCCGCGCCGCCCGGGCCCGCCGCACCGGCGACATCGAGCGGCTCGAGTTCGAGTTCCACCGGTCGATCAACCTGGTGGCGCAGGCCCGGAAGCTGAGCTGGTTCCTGCACGTGGCGACCCGGTACACGCCGGCCCGCTTCTACGCCGCCGACCCGGCCTGGCGTGACGGCATGCGCGACGACCACGAGGCTCTGCTCGCGGCGTTCGGCGCGCACGACGCCGCGACCGCCCGGGCCGTGATGACCCGGCACTTCACCGACGGCGCCGAGCTGCTGGTCAAGCACCTCGACGAGCTCGGCATCTGGGCATAG
- a CDS encoding oxygenase MpaB family protein — MSRRYENAHRIAALDPERDHLEIYQISSGLDFPWDYTRALEFALFRTYCVPSISALLAATGEFRDRPQKRYDDTALLMAEMAAHGYDSPRGKESLKVVNRAHGRYAISNDDMLYVLSTFIYDPIDWLDRYGWRPLHDNERLAAFHYYSEVGKRMGIREIPPAFDAFKAFKAAYEEQHFTYSDTNRQIGEHTVDLFAGWFPPVLRPAARVGVRSLLDDRMLRAFGFEPAPRWLTAVAEASLRAKAAGERFLPPRRVSRLAHSPRNRTYPGYPDSVRISEMGPPPTPADFPAEHLRRG, encoded by the coding sequence ATGTCGCGTCGCTACGAGAACGCACACCGTATCGCCGCGCTCGACCCGGAACGCGACCATCTGGAGATCTACCAGATATCGTCCGGCCTCGACTTCCCGTGGGACTACACCCGGGCGCTGGAATTCGCACTGTTCCGCACGTACTGCGTGCCGAGTATCTCCGCGCTGCTCGCCGCGACCGGGGAGTTCCGGGACCGGCCGCAGAAACGCTACGACGACACCGCCCTGCTGATGGCCGAAATGGCGGCGCACGGTTATGACTCGCCGCGCGGCAAGGAGTCGCTGAAAGTCGTCAACCGCGCGCACGGCCGCTATGCGATAAGCAACGACGACATGCTCTACGTGCTCTCCACCTTCATCTACGACCCGATCGACTGGCTCGACCGTTACGGCTGGCGTCCGCTGCACGACAACGAACGGCTCGCCGCGTTCCACTACTACTCCGAAGTCGGCAAGCGGATGGGCATCCGGGAGATCCCGCCGGCGTTCGATGCGTTCAAGGCGTTCAAAGCGGCGTACGAGGAGCAGCACTTCACGTACTCCGACACCAACCGGCAGATCGGCGAACACACCGTCGACCTGTTCGCCGGCTGGTTCCCGCCGGTGCTGCGCCCGGCCGCACGGGTCGGTGTCCGCAGCCTGCTCGACGACCGGATGCTGCGCGCGTTCGGATTCGAACCGGCGCCCCGCTGGCTCACGGCGGTGGCCGAGGCCAGCCTCCGGGCGAAAGCGGCAGGCGAGCGTTTCCTGCCGCCGCGCCGGGTCAGCAGGCTCGCCCATTCGCCGCGCAATCGCACCTACCCCGGATACCCGGACAGCGTGCGCATCTCCGAAATGGGGCCGCCGCCCACTCCGGCCGATTTCCCGGCCGAGCACCTGCGTCGTGGTTGA
- a CDS encoding TetR/AcrR family transcriptional regulator, which yields MSTSPEPLLSRALKEAARRDPGPGEHDDPYRERILIAAAEQFRARGIRRSSMDDVARRAGISRITVYRRFATKTALVEELLLGELRDYVAEFRRVVAGQATGEGRLVEGFVASLRAARGNRLVAGLLAADPEAVVSMLTTGGGPVLGAIRDFVAGQLGHDQRDGLIPATVDTRLVAEVVARLALSFLITPDSHVDLDDDDQVRCFTRTVVGPLIVAPR from the coding sequence ATGAGCACCTCGCCGGAACCGCTGCTGAGCCGGGCGTTGAAGGAGGCCGCTCGGCGTGACCCGGGTCCGGGAGAGCACGACGACCCGTACCGGGAAAGGATTTTGATCGCCGCGGCCGAGCAGTTCCGCGCCCGCGGCATCCGGCGGTCCAGCATGGACGATGTGGCCCGGCGAGCCGGGATCTCCCGGATCACGGTGTACCGGCGGTTCGCCACCAAGACCGCCCTTGTCGAGGAATTGCTCCTCGGTGAGCTGCGGGATTACGTCGCCGAGTTCCGCCGGGTGGTGGCCGGGCAGGCCACCGGGGAGGGGCGGCTCGTCGAGGGCTTCGTGGCGTCGCTGCGGGCCGCGCGGGGCAATCGGCTGGTCGCCGGGCTGCTAGCCGCCGATCCGGAGGCGGTCGTCTCGATGCTGACCACCGGGGGCGGGCCGGTGCTCGGCGCGATCCGGGATTTCGTCGCCGGTCAGCTCGGTCACGACCAGCGGGACGGGCTGATCCCGGCGACCGTGGACACCCGATTGGTGGCGGAGGTGGTGGCGCGGCTCGCGCTGAGCTTCCTGATCACCCCGGACAGTCATGTCGATCTTGATGATGACGACCAGGTGCGGTGTTTCACCCGTACCGTGGTGGGGCCTTTGATCGTGGCTCCTCGCTAA
- a CDS encoding NAD(P)-dependent alcohol dehydrogenase, which produces MRITAALVTTPGGPFTLHDVDIDKPRPDEILVRITAAGICHTDLTMRRAWSPKRLPMVFGHEGAGIVEAVGDDVATVVPGDQVCLSFRSCGECPECGDGHRAYCRRSDLNTRGGRPDAITSEHGPVFGDFFGQSSFATYALAHESNTVKIPADFPAALAAPLGCGVQTGAGTVLNVLDTGPADTLVIFGAGGVGLSAVMAAAAQGGTVVAVDPIPARRQLARDLGAAEALDPATPDLVKALRALTNGGAHQAIDTTGRSGVIQQAIAALRRRGTLALVGMGGSAEFDIMTVMTNGIRIRGVIEGDADPAAFIPKLIAMRLPLEKIVTEYPFAEIETAAQDAVAGRTIKPVLKIWD; this is translated from the coding sequence ATGAGGATCACGGCCGCCCTGGTCACCACCCCCGGCGGACCCTTCACCCTGCACGACGTGGACATCGACAAGCCCCGCCCGGACGAGATCCTGGTCCGGATCACCGCGGCCGGGATCTGCCACACCGACCTGACGATGCGGCGCGCCTGGTCGCCGAAGCGGCTCCCGATGGTCTTCGGGCACGAGGGCGCCGGTATCGTCGAGGCGGTCGGCGACGACGTCGCCACGGTCGTCCCGGGTGATCAGGTGTGCCTGAGTTTCCGCAGCTGCGGGGAATGCCCGGAGTGCGGGGACGGGCATCGGGCGTACTGCCGGCGCAGTGATCTGAACACGCGTGGCGGCCGGCCTGACGCGATCACGTCGGAGCACGGCCCGGTGTTCGGGGACTTCTTCGGGCAGTCCAGCTTCGCGACGTACGCGCTCGCCCACGAGAGCAACACCGTCAAGATCCCGGCGGACTTCCCGGCCGCCCTGGCCGCGCCGCTCGGCTGTGGCGTGCAGACCGGGGCCGGCACGGTGCTCAACGTGCTGGACACCGGTCCGGCCGACACGCTTGTCATCTTCGGCGCGGGCGGTGTCGGCCTGAGCGCGGTGATGGCGGCCGCGGCGCAGGGCGGCACGGTCGTCGCGGTCGACCCGATCCCCGCCCGGCGGCAGCTGGCCCGGGATCTGGGTGCCGCCGAGGCCCTCGATCCGGCCACCCCGGACCTGGTCAAGGCGCTGCGGGCGCTCACGAACGGCGGCGCGCACCAGGCGATCGACACGACCGGGCGCAGCGGCGTGATCCAGCAGGCGATCGCGGCGCTGCGCCGCCGGGGCACGCTCGCGCTGGTCGGCATGGGTGGGAGCGCCGAGTTCGACATCATGACGGTGATGACGAACGGGATCCGGATCCGCGGCGTGATCGAGGGCGACGCCGACCCGGCGGCCTTCATCCCGAAACTGATCGCCATGCGGCTGCCCCTCGAGAAGATCGTCACTGAGTACCCGTTCGCCGAGATCGAGACCGCCGCCCAGGACGCCGTCGCCGGCCGCACCATCAAACCGGTGCTCAAGATCTGGGACTAA